A genomic window from Sulfurimonas hongkongensis includes:
- the argS gene encoding arginine--tRNA ligase translates to MKQRVSSLLREKFDRDVVLEKPKDRSFGHFSTPIAFSLAKELRKSPMLIAEEIASSFDNHEIFSSVESLKGYLNFRLSEDFLDEYASWALENEKEFARQEKKSKILLEFVSANPTGPLHIGHARGAVYGDTLYRLAKHLGYDITAEYYVNDAGNQIDLLGLSIQLYGRENILGENVEYPQSYYRGDYLDALAHDAVAKFGKEILSDESRQKELALWAKDGVMKIIVDTLAATNIHFDSFVNESSLYADWQRVMKKMGDGIYEKDGKVWIASQAKGDDNDRVVVREDGRETYLAGDIVYHNQKFERGYDHYINIWGADHHGYIPRVNAAVEYLGYDSKRLETLLSQMVSLLKDGKPYKMSKRAGNVILMSDIIDEIGSDALRFIFASKKSDTALEFDLSEFKKQDSSNPIFYIQYAHARIQTILSKSNFSKEEIMVSSLKGLNESADALLFDALLLPEVIEDAFASRQVQKLPEYLKSLAASLHKFYYDCRIIGTADEAKLLKLLEVVALSLRVGLSLLGICAKDRMTKED, encoded by the coding sequence TTGAAACAGCGAGTATCTTCACTTCTGCGCGAAAAATTTGATCGCGATGTAGTTCTAGAGAAGCCAAAAGATAGAAGTTTTGGACATTTTTCTACTCCAATAGCGTTCTCTTTAGCAAAAGAGCTTAGAAAATCTCCAATGCTTATAGCTGAGGAGATTGCATCTTCATTTGATAATCATGAAATTTTCTCTAGTGTTGAATCTTTAAAGGGATATCTAAACTTCCGCCTTAGTGAAGATTTTTTAGATGAATATGCTTCTTGGGCACTAGAGAACGAAAAAGAGTTTGCTAGGCAAGAGAAAAAGAGTAAAATTCTCCTAGAATTTGTAAGTGCAAACCCAACTGGACCACTACATATTGGTCATGCTAGAGGTGCTGTCTATGGGGATACTCTCTATAGATTAGCAAAACATCTGGGTTATGACATCACTGCTGAGTATTATGTAAATGATGCTGGCAATCAGATAGATTTACTTGGGCTTTCTATCCAACTCTATGGCAGAGAAAATATCTTAGGCGAGAATGTTGAATATCCCCAGAGTTACTATAGAGGCGATTATCTAGATGCTTTAGCGCATGATGCTGTAGCTAAGTTTGGCAAAGAGATACTAAGCGATGAATCTCGTCAAAAAGAGCTTGCACTTTGGGCTAAAGATGGAGTTATGAAGATTATAGTTGACACACTAGCCGCTACAAACATTCATTTTGATAGCTTTGTTAATGAGTCATCTCTCTATGCTGATTGGCAAAGAGTTATGAAAAAGATGGGTGATGGCATCTATGAAAAAGATGGTAAAGTCTGGATAGCTTCACAAGCAAAAGGTGACGATAACGATAGAGTAGTTGTTCGTGAAGACGGTAGAGAGACTTACTTAGCTGGCGATATAGTCTATCACAACCAAAAGTTTGAGAGGGGTTATGATCACTACATAAATATCTGGGGAGCTGACCATCATGGCTATATCCCTAGAGTAAATGCAGCTGTAGAGTATCTAGGGTATGATAGTAAAAGACTCGAGACTCTGCTTTCTCAAATGGTGAGTTTGCTAAAAGATGGTAAACCATACAAGATGAGCAAACGTGCTGGAAATGTCATACTTATGAGTGATATTATAGATGAGATAGGCTCAGATGCACTTCGTTTTATCTTTGCCTCAAAAAAGAGTGATACTGCACTAGAGTTTGATCTTAGTGAATTTAAAAAGCAAGATAGTTCAAACCCTATTTTTTATATACAGTACGCTCATGCGAGAATTCAAACCATTCTCTCTAAGAGTAACTTTAGTAAAGAAGAAATTATGGTATCTTCATTAAAGGGACTTAATGAGAGTGCGGATGCACTTCTTTTTGATGCACTTTTACTGCCAGAAGTCATTGAAGATGCATTTGCTTCTCGCCAAGTTCAAAAACTTCCAGAATATTTAAAATCCTTAGCAGCATCACTACATAAGTTTTACTATGATTGTAGAATCATTGGAACTGCTGATGAAGCAAAACTTTTAAAACTTTTAGAAGTTGTAGCACTCTCACTCAGAGTAGGGCTATCACTGCTTGGTATTTGTGCAAAAGATAGAATGACAAAAGAGGACTAA
- a CDS encoding Na+/H+ antiporter NhaC family protein, with the protein MQEPWILKTLGFAILVGSIMALIEQSGGIEGFVEFMQKRLGLVKSERSALMLSYVIGVVIFIESSITSLIAGAVGRGFVKEYKIPAAKLAFVCDSTSAPISSLIVLNGWGALLLGLIATQIQSGVIEGDAITILLESLVFNFYAMVALIVTFVAIWFNIDIGAMKHAKYVNTKTKEDESLVKKSQSMYFMIVPIALMVFFVFAYLYITGDGDLLKGSGSSAIFYTVVTTLIFMFFYYTLKKNMTYKIWGINSFKGAVKLFPIAMILLFSFAIGEVTSELKTGEYLASLAQQSLNIYLLASVIFLLSSLISFSTGTSWGTFSIMVPIAASMAITLDANIALVIGAVISGGIFGDHCSPISDTTIISSMASDCEVVEHVNTQLPYALISGAIALILFFVTSLFFY; encoded by the coding sequence TTGCAAGAGCCTTGGATCTTAAAGACTCTTGGTTTTGCTATCTTGGTTGGAAGTATTATGGCTCTCATAGAGCAAAGTGGTGGCATCGAAGGTTTTGTAGAGTTTATGCAAAAAAGACTAGGACTTGTAAAGTCAGAGAGATCTGCATTAATGCTTAGTTACGTTATTGGTGTGGTTATCTTTATAGAGTCTTCTATCACATCACTAATAGCGGGAGCAGTAGGTCGTGGATTTGTTAAAGAGTATAAAATCCCAGCTGCTAAACTAGCTTTTGTTTGTGACTCCACATCAGCTCCCATCAGCTCTTTGATAGTTTTAAATGGCTGGGGAGCACTTCTTTTAGGACTCATCGCGACACAGATTCAAAGTGGCGTTATAGAGGGTGATGCTATTACGATACTCTTAGAGTCCCTGGTGTTCAATTTTTATGCAATGGTAGCCCTTATTGTTACCTTTGTAGCTATCTGGTTTAACATAGATATAGGTGCAATGAAACATGCCAAATATGTAAATACTAAAACTAAAGAAGACGAGTCCTTAGTTAAAAAATCACAAAGTATGTACTTTATGATAGTTCCAATCGCTTTAATGGTTTTTTTTGTTTTTGCCTATCTCTATATAACTGGAGATGGAGATTTACTAAAAGGTAGTGGCTCTAGTGCCATCTTTTACACAGTTGTTACGACTCTAATATTTATGTTTTTTTATTATACATTAAAAAAAAACATGACATATAAAATTTGGGGTATAAATTCATTTAAAGGGGCTGTAAAGCTCTTTCCTATCGCTATGATTTTACTTTTTTCTTTTGCGATAGGTGAGGTTACAAGTGAGTTGAAAACGGGAGAGTATTTAGCATCTTTAGCACAACAAAGTCTAAATATTTATCTGCTAGCTTCTGTTATCTTTTTACTAAGCTCGCTAATATCTTTTTCAACTGGAACTAGCTGGGGAACTTTTAGCATTATGGTACCAATAGCTGCTTCAATGGCAATAACTTTAGATGCAAATATAGCCTTAGTTATAGGAGCTGTTATCTCTGGCGGTATTTTTGGAGATCACTGTTCGCCTATCTCAGATACTACCATTATATCTTCGATGGCGAGTGATTGTGAGGTGGTTGAGCATGTAAATACTCAACTTCCATATGCCTTAATTAGTGGTGCTATTGCACTAATTTTATTTTTTGTGACTTCCTTGTTTTTTTATTAG
- a CDS encoding ABC transporter ATP-binding protein, protein MNLLSAKNISHTFEYELFRDVSIELDEGDSIAIIGISGSGKSTLLHILSTLLTPDTGSVELFGKNVELMSKKELAKIKRDALGLVFQSHYLFRGFSARENLEVAAMLSKQEIDDEVLKRLSILENMEQKVTQLSGGQQQRVSIARVLTKKPRVLFLDEPTGNLDKTTANEVMDIFFDFIRDNNAAMILVTHDEELASRCRRVYRLQNKELIMVK, encoded by the coding sequence ATGAATCTACTATCGGCAAAAAATATATCACACACTTTTGAATATGAACTCTTTAGAGATGTCTCTATAGAGCTTGATGAGGGTGACTCTATTGCTATTATAGGCATAAGCGGGAGTGGCAAATCAACTCTACTTCACATTCTCTCAACTCTGTTAACTCCAGATACTGGGAGTGTTGAGCTTTTTGGTAAAAACGTAGAGTTGATGAGCAAAAAAGAGTTAGCAAAGATAAAAAGAGATGCTTTAGGCTTGGTATTTCAATCACACTATCTCTTTAGAGGTTTTAGTGCGAGAGAGAATCTTGAAGTAGCTGCTATGCTCTCAAAACAAGAGATAGATGATGAGGTGTTAAAAAGGCTTAGCATCTTAGAAAATATGGAACAAAAAGTAACCCAGCTTTCAGGTGGACAACAGCAAAGAGTCTCAATTGCCAGAGTTCTTACTAAAAAACCTCGTGTTTTGTTTCTTGATGAACCAACTGGAAATTTAGATAAAACAACCGCAAATGAAGTTATGGATATATTTTTTGACTTTATAAGAGACAATAATGCAGCTATGATTTTAGTTACTCACGATGAAGAACTCGCATCTAGATGCAGACGAGTCTATAGACTGCAAAACAAAGAACTTATAATGGTTAAGTGA
- a CDS encoding acyl-CoA acyltransferase has translation MSIKIRKALSEDAPFLAKMILQSSRAEKKYGMFDLIFATKKDEETLKYIEKLTTTNVKNQCHYTNFLIAEIDGKKVGSLCSYEPRIATRETFIEAIDEIERENGSDEYVEILESCDFELNKRTLVFDFMEEIEGFIDVGVLKALMQKSLLTARLKGYRIAQAMVEIGSLETLLYYKKLGFKEVRQKECEIYKEKFGRAGLVLLAIEF, from the coding sequence ATGAGCATAAAAATAAGAAAAGCTTTAAGTGAAGACGCCCCTTTTTTGGCAAAAATGATACTGCAAAGTTCTCGTGCTGAGAAAAAGTACGGAATGTTTGATCTTATATTTGCAACTAAAAAAGATGAAGAAACTTTAAAATATATAGAAAAATTAACTACTACAAATGTTAAAAATCAATGTCATTACACTAATTTCTTAATAGCAGAGATAGATGGAAAAAAAGTTGGTTCACTCTGTTCTTATGAGCCTAGAATTGCTACAAGAGAGACTTTTATAGAAGCGATAGATGAGATAGAAAGAGAAAATGGTAGTGATGAGTATGTAGAGATATTAGAATCTTGTGATTTTGAACTAAACAAAAGAACACTTGTTTTTGACTTTATGGAAGAGATAGAAGGTTTTATAGATGTTGGGGTACTAAAAGCTCTTATGCAAAAGAGTCTTTTAACTGCAAGATTAAAGGGTTATAGAATAGCCCAAGCTATGGTAGAGATTGGCTCACTAGAGACTCTACTGTACTACAAAAAACTAGGCTTTAAAGAGGTTCGACAAAAAGAGTGCGAAATCTATAAAGAGAAGTTTGGTAGAGCTGGTTTGGTGCTTTTAGCTATAGAGTTCTAG
- a CDS encoding 3'-5' exonuclease, with protein MAKKYVILDTETTGIGENDRIIQLGFMVLGAKEIEVHNEFYSSEVDISFEAMEVHGITPDMLEGKPSCVDSQAYRRLGELNLEENYLIIHNADFDIGMLEKEGFVNKMRVIDTLRVAKHVLPDEESHRLQYFRYKMGLYKEEQKEADKLGIVVKAHDAIGDVLILKLFLSKLKDVVTSTFVGENPVEKMVELTQTPIFEHYFRFGKYRGKALKEVAISDAAYLRWMLKNMENLDEDMRYSINKVLET; from the coding sequence TTGGCAAAAAAATATGTAATACTTGATACCGAGACAACAGGTATAGGTGAAAACGATAGGATAATACAACTAGGTTTTATGGTCCTAGGTGCCAAAGAGATAGAAGTTCACAACGAATTTTACTCTAGCGAGGTAGATATCAGTTTTGAGGCTATGGAAGTTCATGGCATCACCCCAGATATGTTAGAGGGAAAACCCTCTTGTGTTGATAGTCAAGCTTATAGGAGGCTAGGCGAGCTAAATCTTGAGGAGAACTACCTCATCATCCACAACGCTGATTTTGATATTGGGATGCTTGAGAAGGAGGGCTTTGTAAACAAGATGAGGGTTATAGATACTCTAAGAGTCGCAAAACATGTGCTTCCTGATGAAGAATCACATAGACTTCAATATTTTCGCTATAAAATGGGGCTTTACAAAGAGGAACAAAAAGAGGCTGACAAGCTTGGTATTGTAGTAAAAGCTCACGATGCTATAGGTGATGTTTTAATTTTAAAACTATTTTTATCAAAACTCAAAGATGTAGTGACTTCTACCTTTGTAGGAGAAAACCCTGTTGAGAAGATGGTAGAACTTACTCAAACACCTATCTTTGAACACTACTTCAGATTTGGAAAGTACAGAGGAAAAGCTCTAAAAGAAGTAGCAATTTCAGATGCCGCTTATCTTAGATGGATGCTTAAAAACATGGAAAATCTTGATGAAGATATGCGCTACTCCATCAACAAAGTTTTAGAAACCTAA
- the fliR gene encoding flagellar biosynthetic protein FliR translates to MSWAGIFTDTYIVGFVLLFFRFGALFLAAPIFSHSNIPMTIKATMAFFFTIVFYSSMPPLQIEINVATIVLAILSELFFGLAIGVILLLAYNVITFAGGQISFMMGFSMASAIDPQSGVSMPIISQFLSLLGLMILLSIDLHHWLLLFIDGSLSNIPLGGFLMEKNLFDYTIQAASNMFLVGFMIAFPIVALTFLQDIIFGMLMKTMPQFNLLVIGFPIKIAVAFMVLIATLTATMLILKTQMQGAFNYLEMFF, encoded by the coding sequence ATGTCTTGGGCGGGGATTTTTACTGACACATATATAGTTGGTTTTGTGCTTCTGTTTTTTCGCTTTGGGGCACTTTTTTTAGCTGCACCAATCTTTTCACACAGCAATATTCCTATGACAATAAAAGCTACTATGGCTTTTTTCTTTACTATAGTTTTTTACTCATCTATGCCGCCTTTACAAATAGAGATAAATGTTGCAACTATAGTTTTAGCCATACTTAGTGAGCTTTTCTTTGGTTTAGCCATAGGTGTGATTTTGCTCTTAGCTTACAATGTTATCACTTTTGCTGGCGGACAAATCTCTTTTATGATGGGTTTTTCAATGGCTAGTGCTATTGATCCACAAAGTGGTGTCTCTATGCCAATCATCTCGCAGTTTTTGTCACTACTTGGTCTTATGATCCTTCTCTCTATTGATCTGCATCATTGGTTATTGCTTTTTATAGATGGCTCATTAAGCAACATTCCTCTTGGTGGTTTTTTGATGGAGAAAAATCTTTTTGACTATACAATACAAGCGGCTTCAAATATGTTTTTAGTAGGTTTTATGATAGCCTTTCCTATCGTAGCGCTAACATTCTTACAAGACATAATATTTGGAATGCTTATGAAGACAATGCCACAGTTTAACTTACTTGTTATTGGTTTTCCTATAAAAATTGCTGTAGCCTTTATGGTTTTGATAGCTACACTAACTGCTACAATGTTGATTTTAAAGACACAAATGCAAGGTGCATTTAACTACTTAGAGATGTTTTTTTAG
- a CDS encoding DNA topoisomerase IV, which yields MLVKILLLNENPVVTKLVTLSAQKTSDELDIITDIQDLKSQDYDLFAVDDTLYTQEIFDEVKAKVNFSKSLYICSRDAEAVEGFTETLIKPFLPTDLVELFANLDSTQEKAEEVQDEIDLSESQESELDTQDDEEILDSEGDEAGVDEIDLDDADELENLDGIDEVEEDAQVEPEQEDDVDLEDDGLDDLELDDLQEEDLSEEDLNEDIDQSTQEKSESVLDKDEVQEVQNLLQETEKEDDDNLDDLDLEDFDLEDELDEDELNLDDFEDEDELSLGELDDLELDDIEENAEQEGKVQESEEEKDEAVGELEDFDLEDEEIQETQEEVADALDSEVDKEEMTEEPQEDKVIEADEFSLDNLDELEDFDLEDEEAQEEEANDDVESDEEETIEEPKKEEVLEDEVDAKQDEPDEMLESDEEELTQEDDLNIDEISDDDLESTIEDAVLGLSKEDLESELDEDALMDIDMSDIDGLESLNSRDIKLAIGEDMDEELEDEPQEKSVDESKELDVSQEISSDDEGVESLKKLLKALSDKDVAASLKGMKININITLGDK from the coding sequence ATGCTCGTGAAAATTTTACTTCTAAATGAAAATCCAGTGGTTACTAAGCTTGTCACGCTAAGTGCCCAAAAAACATCTGATGAACTAGATATAATCACCGACATACAAGATTTAAAATCTCAAGACTATGACCTTTTTGCAGTAGATGATACTCTCTATACACAAGAGATTTTTGATGAGGTTAAAGCAAAAGTAAACTTTAGTAAATCACTATATATATGTTCACGGGATGCTGAGGCTGTAGAGGGTTTTACAGAGACTTTGATAAAACCATTCCTACCAACTGACCTGGTTGAGCTTTTTGCAAATCTAGATAGCACCCAAGAGAAGGCTGAGGAAGTTCAAGATGAGATAGACTTGAGTGAATCACAAGAGAGTGAATTAGATACTCAAGATGATGAAGAGATTTTAGACTCAGAAGGTGATGAAGCGGGTGTTGATGAGATTGATTTGGATGATGCTGATGAGCTTGAAAATTTAGATGGCATTGATGAGGTAGAAGAAGATGCTCAAGTAGAGCCTGAGCAAGAAGATGATGTAGATCTTGAGGACGATGGACTTGATGATTTAGAGCTAGATGACTTACAAGAAGAAGATTTAAGTGAAGAAGACTTGAATGAAGATATAGATCAAAGTACCCAAGAGAAGAGTGAAAGTGTTTTAGACAAAGATGAGGTTCAAGAGGTTCAAAATCTTCTACAAGAGACAGAAAAAGAAGATGATGATAACTTGGATGATTTAGATCTTGAAGATTTTGACTTAGAAGATGAGCTGGATGAAGATGAATTAAATCTTGATGACTTTGAAGATGAAGATGAACTTAGTCTTGGTGAGTTAGATGATTTAGAGCTTGATGATATTGAAGAAAATGCAGAGCAAGAAGGCAAAGTACAAGAGAGTGAAGAAGAAAAAGATGAAGCAGTTGGTGAGCTAGAAGATTTTGATCTTGAAGATGAAGAGATTCAAGAAACACAAGAAGAAGTGGCTGATGCGCTTGATAGTGAGGTTGATAAAGAAGAAATGACAGAAGAGCCTCAAGAAGATAAAGTTATAGAAGCTGACGAGTTTAGTCTTGATAATTTAGATGAGTTAGAAGATTTTGATCTTGAAGATGAAGAAGCCCAAGAGGAAGAGGCTAATGATGATGTTGAGAGTGATGAAGAAGAAACGATAGAAGAGCCTAAAAAAGAAGAAGTGTTAGAAGACGAAGTAGATGCAAAGCAAGATGAGCCTGATGAAATGTTAGAGTCTGATGAGGAGGAATTAACTCAAGAAGATGATCTAAATATTGATGAAATAAGTGATGATGATTTGGAGAGCACAATAGAAGATGCAGTGCTAGGGCTTAGTAAAGAGGACTTAGAGAGTGAGCTTGATGAGGATGCGCTTATGGATATAGATATGAGTGATATTGATGGACTAGAGTCTCTAAACAGTAGAGATATTAAACTAGCTATTGGCGAGGATATGGACGAAGAACTCGAAGATGAACCTCAAGAAAAGAGTGTTGATGAATCTAAAGAGTTAGATGTGTCACAAGAGATAAGTTCTGATGATGAGGGCGTAGAGTCTCTTAAAAAACTTTTAAAAGCACTCTCAGATAAAGATGTAGCTGCTTCATTAAAAGGTATGAAGATAAATATCAATATAACATTGGGCGATAAATGA
- the nhaA gene encoding Na+/H+ antiporter NhaA translates to MRIYAPWERAFNRISTPFEEFIHAQTTTGMILLFMTVVALLLANTPLTQAYADFFHTQVELSIGSWELSHTIHHWINDGLMAIFFFIIGLEIKREILTGELSNIKVAILPILSAIGGMVVPALIYMAFNYNEAGAKGWGIPMATDIAFAISALVLLRNRVSPALVTFLVALAIVDDLGAVVVIAIFYTDDINMISLTLVFASFLVMVIFNRLGIRMILPYFIIGLILWFFMLESGIHATIAGVVAAMAIPSKPKLTPLDFTNDTRDLLDKYDNYPIATDCTMHDKQKAILTNIKDRIIAVESPSARLEQKLHLSVGLIVIPLFALANAGISIDFSSVGDTIVESVSLGIVAGLILGKVLGIAGVAWLAIKLGIAKLPEGSTMSQVFGVSFLGGIGFTMSIFIADLAFVGNPELIFQAKIGIIAASLFAGLFGYFWLRFVAKRAA, encoded by the coding sequence ATGAGAATTTACGCACCTTGGGAGAGAGCATTTAATAGAATCTCTACTCCTTTTGAAGAGTTTATACATGCTCAAACTACTACTGGTATGATTTTACTTTTTATGACCGTAGTTGCTTTGCTTTTGGCAAATACTCCACTAACACAAGCTTATGCTGATTTTTTTCACACCCAAGTTGAGTTAAGTATTGGCTCGTGGGAACTCTCTCACACCATACATCACTGGATAAATGATGGACTGATGGCTATCTTTTTCTTTATTATCGGACTTGAGATAAAACGAGAGATCTTAACTGGAGAGCTTTCAAACATAAAAGTAGCCATATTACCAATCCTCTCAGCCATTGGTGGTATGGTTGTTCCTGCACTTATCTACATGGCTTTTAACTATAATGAAGCTGGAGCGAAGGGTTGGGGAATCCCAATGGCAACTGATATTGCCTTTGCCATTAGTGCTTTAGTACTTCTAAGAAACAGAGTCTCACCTGCACTTGTAACATTTTTAGTAGCACTTGCTATTGTTGATGACCTCGGCGCTGTTGTGGTTATTGCTATTTTTTATACAGATGATATAAATATGATCTCTCTTACTTTAGTTTTTGCATCTTTTTTAGTGATGGTTATTTTTAATCGCCTTGGTATTCGTATGATACTTCCTTACTTTATAATTGGTCTTATTCTATGGTTTTTTATGCTTGAATCTGGTATACATGCTACCATTGCTGGAGTAGTTGCAGCGATGGCCATTCCATCTAAACCAAAACTTACTCCACTTGATTTTACAAATGACACTAGAGATCTACTCGATAAGTACGATAACTACCCCATAGCAACTGACTGCACTATGCATGATAAGCAAAAAGCGATACTTACAAATATAAAAGACAGAATAATCGCTGTAGAATCTCCTTCTGCAAGGCTTGAACAAAAGTTGCATCTATCTGTTGGCTTAATTGTTATACCACTTTTTGCTCTTGCAAATGCTGGCATCTCTATAGATTTCTCTTCGGTTGGAGACACTATAGTAGAGAGTGTCTCTTTGGGCATTGTAGCAGGGCTTATCCTTGGTAAAGTTCTAGGCATTGCAGGAGTTGCCTGGTTGGCTATAAAACTTGGCATCGCTAAACTTCCAGAGGGGAGCACGATGAGTCAAGTCTTTGGTGTCTCTTTTTTAGGTGGCATAGGTTTTACAATGTCCATATTTATAGCAGATTTAGCTTTTGTTGGAAATCCTGAACTTATATTTCAAGCGAAGATTGGAATTATCGCCGCTTCTCTTTTTGCGGGACTTTTTGGTTATTTTTGGCTAAGATTTGTAGCAAAGAGAGCAGCTTAA
- the gmk gene encoding guanylate kinase: MYKKNGVVLVLSGPSGAGKSSLINAIIDDIGDYYFSISTTTRPMRKGEVEGVHYYFVSKEEFQKDIEQDLFLEYALVHGNYYGTSLKPVKEALSQGKLVIFDIDVQGNTAIKNRLGDITTSVFITPPSLSELKKRLINRSTDSKEVIENRIKMAKREIQRTSEYDFVIINDDFDVAASVLKQIAKTARIKVPTDRINEFVQKWEDIEQ, encoded by the coding sequence ATGTATAAAAAAAATGGAGTAGTTTTAGTACTCTCTGGTCCTAGCGGTGCTGGGAAAAGCTCTTTAATAAATGCAATAATAGATGATATAGGGGATTACTATTTTTCTATCTCTACAACTACACGTCCTATGCGAAAGGGAGAAGTAGAGGGAGTTCATTACTATTTTGTAAGCAAGGAGGAGTTTCAAAAAGATATTGAGCAAGATCTTTTTTTAGAGTATGCATTAGTGCATGGAAACTACTATGGAACATCTCTAAAGCCTGTTAAAGAAGCTTTGAGTCAGGGCAAGTTAGTAATCTTTGACATTGATGTACAGGGAAATACCGCTATAAAAAATAGGTTAGGGGATATTACAACATCTGTATTTATAACTCCTCCCTCTCTTTCAGAGCTAAAAAAAAGACTTATAAATCGCTCAACAGACTCTAAAGAAGTGATTGAAAATCGAATTAAAATGGCTAAAAGAGAGATTCAAAGAACTTCTGAATATGACTTTGTAATCATAAATGATGATTTTGATGTGGCGGCTAGTGTACTAAAGCAAATTGCAAAAACGGCAAGGATAAAAGTCCCTACTGACAGAATAAATGAATTTGTCCAAAAATGGGAAGATATTGAGCAGTAA
- a CDS encoding Sec-independent protein translocase subunit TatA/TatB, producing the protein MGMPGGTELLIIFGIIVLLFGAKKIPDLAKGLGKGIKNFKSEMKEVDEAEVASTDDPKKVETETTTTASTEAPKTTTQA; encoded by the coding sequence ATGGGAATGCCTGGTGGAACTGAACTACTAATAATATTTGGAATTATTGTGCTTTTATTTGGTGCAAAAAAGATACCTGACTTGGCAAAAGGGCTTGGTAAGGGAATCAAAAACTTTAAAAGCGAGATGAAAGAGGTTGATGAAGCTGAGGTTGCTTCAACTGATGACCCTAAAAAAGTAGAAACAGAAACAACAACTACTGCTTCAACAGAAGCTCCAAAAACTACAACACAAGCGTAA
- a CDS encoding AAA family ATPase, with amino-acid sequence MRASRLTQTLKALVEQKVPVFLWGAPGIGKSSIVKQIAQSKKIGFIDLRLALMDPTDLKGIPFYDKESHTALWAPPAFLPKDGEGILFLDELNTAAPSVQASAYQLILDRCVGEYELPDGWAIVAAGNRESDRGVTYRMPSPLANRFVHFEMEVDVDDWKFWAFKKALDERIIAYISYKKEHLFTFDAKSDAKSFATPRSWEYVHNILNANLDGTLLLDALSGAVSREVAVGFLSFIKVMHKLPDIEAILETGEGEYSDEVDVLYALSIGLVSALLKDYSDERLDNLLRYTLELKSEFAVLCVQDLQKNGQTMEHSDVFREWVKKFAYLLA; translated from the coding sequence ATGAGAGCATCAAGATTAACACAAACACTTAAAGCTTTAGTAGAGCAAAAGGTACCAGTTTTTTTATGGGGAGCACCTGGGATTGGGAAGTCTTCTATAGTTAAGCAGATTGCACAGAGTAAGAAAATCGGCTTTATAGATTTAAGGCTCGCACTTATGGACCCAACGGACTTAAAAGGGATTCCATTTTATGATAAAGAGTCACACACTGCTCTTTGGGCGCCACCTGCTTTTTTACCAAAAGATGGCGAGGGGATACTCTTTTTAGATGAGCTAAACACCGCCGCACCAAGCGTTCAAGCCTCTGCATATCAGCTCATACTTGATAGATGTGTAGGTGAGTATGAGTTGCCTGATGGTTGGGCTATAGTTGCTGCTGGAAACCGTGAGAGCGATAGAGGTGTGACATATAGGATGCCATCACCACTTGCCAATAGATTTGTTCACTTTGAGATGGAAGTTGATGTGGATGATTGGAAGTTTTGGGCTTTTAAAAAAGCTCTTGATGAGAGAATCATTGCTTATATCTCTTACAAAAAAGAGCATCTATTTACTTTTGATGCAAAGAGTGATGCAAAAAGCTTTGCAACTCCTAGAAGTTGGGAGTATGTTCATAATATCTTAAATGCAAATCTGGATGGGACACTTTTGCTTGATGCTCTTAGTGGTGCTGTCTCTCGTGAAGTTGCAGTTGGATTTTTAAGTTTTATAAAAGTTATGCATAAACTTCCAGATATAGAAGCTATCTTAGAGACAGGAGAAGGCGAATATAGCGATGAAGTAGATGTTTTGTACGCTCTTAGTATAGGACTTGTAAGCGCTTTGCTTAAAGACTATAGCGATGAAAGGCTTGATAATCTTCTTAGATATACACTAGAGTTAAAGAGTGAGTTTGCGGTTTTGTGTGTGCAAGATTTGCAAAAAAATGGGCAAACGATGGAACACTCTGATGTTTTTAGGGAGTGGGTAAAAAAATTTGCTTACCTTTTGGCGTAA